Proteins encoded together in one Yersinia mollaretii ATCC 43969 window:
- a CDS encoding LTA synthase family protein: MWFYRFKHAFIALLLPWILAVATQLAGRAYLLTDYADPESLAGLSTDVQRMFLIGGLFDVRIASLMFVPCLLIAGLLALNETSFHLWQRFWPWFATILGTLVTLLTVGNIFYYATYQRPIDIFIFGLVEDDTVAVLQTLWSDYPVIRSVMCLMLFVAAVLWIFRRWQQKISTWSEQRSCIAVSAISTLVILALSFMGVRGSLGTFPLRQSDAQISDVTLLNMLTPNGPIALTWAFTAHREYSNFPPATNSQGEQLLSQFLAKPTEASLKPFMAKTAPNPVAKKSPPNVVFVVMESMGYYLEGYDRPDRDVFGALKQHWQTDWRFSRFISEGNGTIDSLSRFFVRSPNSNISQSSAQGTDFSSNMFKPFLANGYKVIFVTSGNGSWRNLNQFLPHLGISEFVEQNGLKKRYPEAEASTWGVPDEFMFRYIEERLAQADKIGEHVLIMSMSTTHHPPFKAPNSYAKTDIKLTDAEKQRLGNLARGKQLDEVFHTLRYTNDQLGQFISWVKHQSLGEHTIIAATGDHNIRGVDYPDTRELALSRAVPLYLYVPQGYRQNSHFDASRVGSHKDIWPTLYQLSLSETPYYRTGCDLLAEKPDALWCQGYNPELMITPQGSFTLTGKGEFYPWADKEGLLLGAVQPMDPEQEKTFNRWQAFTPLLSWQLNKQVQERK, translated from the coding sequence ATGTGGTTTTACAGATTTAAACACGCTTTTATTGCCTTATTACTCCCATGGATACTCGCCGTTGCGACTCAGTTAGCAGGAAGAGCCTATCTGCTAACTGACTATGCTGACCCTGAGTCACTGGCCGGCTTATCCACTGACGTGCAGCGTATGTTCTTGATAGGTGGGTTGTTTGATGTTCGCATCGCCAGCTTAATGTTTGTTCCCTGTCTATTGATTGCCGGTCTGCTGGCACTCAATGAAACCAGCTTTCACCTCTGGCAGCGTTTTTGGCCTTGGTTCGCGACAATACTTGGCACACTGGTCACCCTACTCACCGTGGGAAACATTTTTTATTACGCCACTTATCAGCGACCCATTGATATCTTTATTTTCGGTTTGGTCGAAGATGATACTGTCGCGGTACTGCAAACCCTATGGAGTGACTATCCGGTAATTCGTAGCGTTATGTGCCTAATGTTATTTGTTGCCGCAGTGTTGTGGATTTTCCGCCGCTGGCAGCAAAAAATTAGCACTTGGTCTGAACAACGCAGCTGTATAGCCGTCTCTGCTATTTCCACGCTGGTTATTCTGGCGCTCAGTTTTATGGGTGTACGCGGCTCGCTGGGCACCTTCCCGCTTCGGCAGTCGGATGCTCAGATTTCAGATGTCACGTTATTGAATATGCTGACGCCAAACGGCCCGATAGCCCTGACTTGGGCATTTACCGCCCATCGGGAGTACAGCAACTTCCCGCCAGCCACTAACTCGCAGGGTGAGCAACTGCTCAGTCAGTTTTTGGCTAAGCCGACAGAGGCTAGCCTCAAGCCATTTATGGCAAAAACAGCCCCGAACCCCGTAGCGAAAAAATCCCCCCCGAACGTGGTTTTTGTCGTGATGGAGAGTATGGGATATTACCTTGAGGGCTATGACCGCCCAGATCGTGACGTATTTGGTGCACTCAAACAGCACTGGCAAACGGACTGGCGCTTTAGCCGTTTTATCTCCGAGGGCAATGGCACGATTGATAGCCTAAGCCGCTTCTTTGTCCGCAGCCCGAACAGCAACATTAGCCAGTCTTCCGCTCAGGGCACTGATTTTTCAAGCAATATGTTTAAGCCCTTCCTAGCGAATGGCTATAAAGTCATTTTCGTCACCTCGGGGAATGGCTCTTGGCGCAATCTGAATCAGTTCCTGCCTCACTTAGGCATCAGTGAGTTTGTTGAACAAAACGGTTTGAAAAAGCGCTATCCAGAGGCCGAAGCCAGCACTTGGGGTGTGCCTGATGAATTTATGTTCCGTTACATCGAAGAACGGTTAGCGCAGGCCGACAAAATCGGTGAGCATGTCCTGATTATGTCAATGTCGACCACTCATCACCCTCCGTTCAAAGCGCCGAATAGCTACGCGAAGACGGATATCAAATTGACTGATGCGGAAAAACAGAGGTTGGGTAATCTGGCGAGGGGGAAACAGCTGGATGAGGTCTTCCATACCCTACGTTATACCAATGATCAGCTAGGGCAATTTATCAGTTGGGTTAAACACCAGTCATTGGGTGAACACACGATTATTGCTGCCACCGGTGACCATAATATCCGTGGAGTAGACTATCCTGACACCAGAGAACTGGCGCTTAGCCGCGCCGTTCCACTCTATCTTTATGTTCCTCAGGGCTATCGTCAAAACAGCCATTTTGACGCATCCCGAGTGGGTAGCCATAAAGATATCTGGCCTACGCTCTATCAGCTCAGCCTATCAGAAACCCCCTATTACCGAACGGGTTGCGACTTATTGGCTGAAAAACCGGATGCTCTCTGGTGTCAGGGCTATAACCCCGAATTGATGATCACCCCGCAAGGGAGTTTCACTTTAACGGGTAAAGGAGAGTTCTATCCATGGGCTGATAAAGAGGGGCTATTACTGGGAGCCGTTCAGCCGATGGACCCTGAACAGGAAAAAACATTTAACCGCTGGCAGGCATTTACCCCACTCCTGTCATGGCAACTCAATAAGCAGGTTCAGGAGCGCAAATAA
- a CDS encoding TonB-dependent siderophore receptor, whose amino-acid sequence MKRKYLWAVNPCLLAMLVPAAWAEDQMVVSASRSHRSVAEMAQTTWVIEGQELEQQVQAGKEIKDILAQLIPGMDVSSQGRTNYGMNMRGRSMMVMIDGVRLNSSRSDSRQLDSIDPFNIGHIEVISGATSLYGGGSTGGLINIVTKKGQAEKQVELQVGGKTGFKSQNDHDENIAAAVSGGTEQAFGRFSVSYQRYGGWYDGKGDEVLIDNTQTGLQYSGRLDVMGSGTFNIDDHQQLQLTAQYFNSESDGKHGLFLGDNFSAVTGNGQASNSSNLHSDRIPGTERHLINLQYSNTDFWGQDLVAQVFYRDESLTFYPFPTLNKDGTTVTSIGASQQKTDFYGGKLTLNSKPIDNLTLTYGVDAEHESFNANQQFFNLALAKQTGGMTLQNAYNVGRYPSYTTTNLAPFLQTSYDINSIFTLSGGVRYQYTENQVDDFVGYAQQQAIANGTASSADAVPGGKTDYNNFLFNAGLLAHLAERQQTWFNFSQGFEIPDLAKYYGSGNYQLVNGHYQLLKSVNVNDSKLEGTKVNAYELGWRYTGDNLRTQIAAYYSLSDQTIAINKTDMTISVLPDKRRIYGVEGAVDYFFDDSEWSTGTTFNLIKSETKTDGKWQKLTVDTASPSKATAYVGWAPGDWNLRVQSQQTFDVSDNKGRKIEGYNTIDFLSSYTLPVGKISFTIENLLDKEYTTVWGQRAPILYSPTYGSPDLYTYKGRGRTFGVNYSVLF is encoded by the coding sequence ATGAAGCGCAAATACCTTTGGGCCGTCAATCCGTGCCTATTAGCCATGCTCGTCCCCGCCGCTTGGGCAGAAGATCAAATGGTGGTCTCCGCCAGCCGCTCGCACCGCAGTGTGGCCGAAATGGCACAAACAACGTGGGTGATTGAAGGTCAGGAACTTGAACAGCAGGTTCAAGCAGGCAAGGAGATCAAAGACATTCTGGCGCAATTGATTCCTGGCATGGACGTCAGCAGTCAGGGTCGAACCAATTACGGCATGAATATGCGGGGCCGTTCAATGATGGTGATGATTGACGGTGTTCGCCTGAACTCATCACGCAGCGATAGCCGCCAGCTCGATTCTATTGATCCGTTCAATATCGGTCACATCGAAGTGATCTCCGGTGCGACCTCACTTTACGGCGGGGGGAGTACGGGGGGGCTGATCAATATCGTGACCAAAAAAGGTCAGGCAGAGAAACAGGTAGAGCTGCAAGTGGGCGGCAAAACGGGCTTCAAAAGCCAAAATGACCACGATGAGAACATCGCCGCCGCCGTCAGTGGCGGCACCGAACAAGCATTCGGCCGATTTTCAGTCTCTTATCAGCGCTATGGTGGCTGGTACGATGGCAAAGGCGATGAAGTATTAATCGATAACACCCAAACTGGCCTACAATATTCTGGCCGTTTGGACGTGATGGGCAGTGGTACTTTCAATATTGATGACCACCAGCAGTTGCAGTTGACCGCCCAGTATTTCAATAGTGAATCTGATGGCAAACACGGCCTGTTTCTCGGGGATAACTTCTCAGCCGTGACGGGTAACGGGCAGGCATCTAACAGCTCAAATCTGCACTCCGATCGTATTCCGGGGACAGAGCGCCATCTTATCAACCTGCAATACTCCAACACCGATTTCTGGGGGCAGGATTTGGTCGCGCAAGTGTTTTATCGCGATGAATCCCTGACCTTCTATCCCTTCCCTACCCTGAATAAAGATGGCACAACGGTGACCAGTATTGGCGCATCGCAGCAGAAAACCGATTTTTACGGCGGTAAACTGACGCTAAACAGTAAACCTATCGATAACCTGACGCTGACTTACGGTGTCGATGCTGAACATGAAAGCTTCAATGCCAATCAACAGTTCTTTAATCTGGCGCTGGCGAAACAGACGGGCGGTATGACATTGCAAAATGCCTACAATGTTGGCCGCTATCCAAGTTACACCACCACCAACCTAGCCCCATTCCTGCAAACCAGCTACGACATTAACTCCATCTTTACCTTAAGCGGGGGCGTGCGTTATCAGTACACCGAGAATCAGGTCGATGATTTTGTGGGTTACGCGCAGCAACAAGCAATTGCGAATGGGACGGCGAGTTCAGCCGATGCCGTGCCGGGCGGGAAAACCGATTACAATAATTTCCTGTTCAATGCAGGTTTGTTGGCACATTTGGCCGAACGCCAGCAGACATGGTTCAACTTCTCCCAAGGATTTGAGATCCCCGATCTGGCGAAATATTACGGCTCCGGTAACTATCAATTGGTCAACGGCCACTATCAATTGCTAAAAAGTGTCAACGTCAATGACTCCAAACTGGAAGGCACCAAGGTTAACGCCTATGAACTGGGCTGGCGCTACACCGGGGATAATTTGCGCACGCAAATCGCCGCTTATTACTCGTTATCTGACCAGACTATTGCAATCAACAAAACGGATATGACCATCAGTGTGTTGCCGGACAAGCGGCGGATCTACGGGGTGGAAGGGGCAGTGGATTACTTCTTCGACGATAGCGAATGGAGCACTGGGACAACCTTTAACCTGATCAAATCAGAAACCAAAACTGACGGCAAGTGGCAGAAATTAACGGTCGACACCGCCAGCCCATCAAAAGCCACTGCCTATGTTGGCTGGGCACCGGGTGACTGGAATCTGCGCGTACAGTCTCAACAAACCTTCGATGTCTCCGACAATAAAGGCCGTAAGATCGAAGGCTATAACACCATCGATTTCCTGAGTAGCTACACCTTGCCCGTGGGTAAAATCAGTTTCACCATTGAAAACCTGCTGGACAAAGAGTACACCACGGTGTGGGGCCAACGCGCACCGATTCTGTATAGCCCCACCTACGGCTCACCCGACCTCTATACCTATAAAGGGCGCGGCCGGACCTTTGGTGTGAACTATTCAGTGCTGTTCTGA
- a CDS encoding IucA/IucC family protein — protein MTIQLESATILGSATTVESATTNVAAQCFLNALMRETRDWQVVPAADNSQYPQLHIPLSSSQAIRMTLRHFSPTQHHHYLFPAYLHQQDDSAGTAISVEQLVTLLLEKPAVKGKLADEVIARFRQRVLESHDNTQHAITLRLDWPSLRDKPLNFAQAEQGLLAGHAFHPAPKSHEPFDEKEAHRYLPDFTGRFPLRWFAVDKHFLCGDSLTLTLQQRLQRFASESAPQLLPHFTDNVWLLPMHPWQAAHLLTQDWCQQLVQQGALQDLGEAGERWLPTSSSRSLYSPSNRDMIKFSLSVRLTNSVRTLSVKEVKRGIRLARLAQTPRWQALQARYPTFRVMQEDGWAGLRSADGTVQEESLMVLRDNLLFNQPDDQTNVLVTLTQAAPDGGDSLLACAVRRLAARLNLPLQQATHCWLEAYCQHVLLPLFSLEADYGLVLLAHQQNILVEMQQDLPVGMLYRDCQGSGFTRDAAPWLEEIGEAEAENRFSEQQLLRYFPYYLLVNSSLAVTAALAAAGFDSEENLMGRVRDALSGLRASAKNTLCLDYVLDNSHWNCKGNFFCYLHDHNENTIVDPAIIYFDFPNPFIHPQRQGVAQ, from the coding sequence ATGACTATCCAGTTAGAATCCGCGACAATTTTAGGATCGGCAACAACCGTAGAATCTGCGACCACTAATGTGGCTGCGCAATGTTTTCTCAACGCACTGATGCGTGAAACTCGGGATTGGCAGGTCGTTCCGGCAGCAGACAACTCACAGTATCCACAACTTCACATTCCTCTTTCGTCTTCACAGGCGATCCGCATGACTTTGCGGCATTTTTCGCCGACACAACATCACCACTATCTCTTCCCGGCTTACCTGCATCAGCAGGATGACAGCGCAGGGACGGCAATCAGTGTCGAACAACTCGTGACTCTGTTGCTGGAAAAACCTGCGGTCAAAGGGAAGCTTGCTGATGAGGTTATTGCCCGTTTCCGTCAGCGGGTGTTGGAAAGTCATGACAATACCCAACACGCGATCACTCTTCGGCTAGATTGGCCTTCACTGCGCGATAAACCGCTCAATTTTGCCCAAGCAGAACAGGGATTACTGGCCGGCCATGCCTTCCACCCGGCCCCCAAGTCCCATGAGCCATTCGATGAAAAAGAGGCACATCGTTATCTACCCGACTTCACCGGCCGCTTCCCACTGCGCTGGTTTGCCGTGGATAAACACTTTTTGTGCGGTGATAGCCTCACGTTAACACTGCAACAGCGCCTGCAACGTTTTGCCAGTGAGAGCGCCCCACAGTTGCTACCGCACTTTACCGATAATGTTTGGCTGTTACCCATGCACCCATGGCAAGCCGCACATCTGTTGACACAGGATTGGTGCCAACAATTAGTGCAGCAAGGCGCACTACAGGATCTGGGCGAAGCGGGCGAGCGCTGGTTACCCACCAGCTCCTCACGTTCGCTCTACAGCCCCTCCAACCGCGACATGATCAAATTCTCACTCAGCGTGCGCCTGACCAACTCGGTGCGAACCCTGTCAGTGAAAGAGGTCAAACGCGGTATTCGTCTGGCGCGGTTGGCGCAAACCCCGCGCTGGCAAGCACTTCAAGCCCGCTACCCGACCTTCCGCGTGATGCAGGAAGATGGCTGGGCCGGTTTGCGTTCGGCAGATGGCACGGTTCAGGAAGAGAGCCTGATGGTGCTGCGCGACAACCTGCTGTTCAACCAACCCGATGACCAAACCAATGTGTTAGTGACCTTGACCCAAGCCGCGCCGGATGGGGGCGACAGCCTATTGGCTTGCGCCGTGCGCCGTTTAGCCGCACGTTTAAATCTTCCTTTACAGCAAGCGACCCACTGCTGGCTGGAGGCTTATTGCCAGCATGTCTTATTACCGCTGTTCAGTCTTGAGGCTGATTACGGACTGGTGTTGCTAGCACATCAGCAAAATATCTTGGTGGAGATGCAGCAGGATCTGCCGGTGGGCATGTTATATCGCGACTGTCAGGGCAGCGGCTTTACCCGTGATGCGGCACCTTGGCTGGAAGAGATTGGCGAAGCCGAGGCGGAAAACCGCTTCAGCGAGCAGCAATTGTTGCGTTACTTCCCCTACTACCTGCTAGTGAACTCCAGTCTGGCGGTGACCGCCGCGCTGGCGGCCGCGGGTTTCGACAGCGAAGAGAATCTGATGGGCCGTGTCCGCGATGCCCTTAGCGGCCTGCGGGCTAGCGCTAAAAACACCTTGTGTCTGGATTACGTTCTCGACAACTCACACTGGAACTGCAAGGGCAATTTCTTCTGCTACCTACACGATCACAACGAAAACACCATTGTTGATCCGGCCATTATCTATTTTGACTTCCCCAACCCTTTTATTCATCCACAGCGACAAGGAGTTGCCCAATGA
- a CDS encoding lysine N(6)-hydroxylase/L-ornithine N(5)-oxygenase family protein, translating into MNQTLDFIGIGIGPFNLSIAALGSEVSGFNSKFFERKPHFSWHPGMMVPDCHMQTSFLKDLVSAVSPTNPYSFLNYLVQRKKFYRFLTTEHRTVSREEFADYLSWAANGLNSLTFSQDIQSVDFDEQRRHFVVTTPRNVYHARHVCLGIGKRIKLPECVTEQNDRCFHASEMALRNPDLTGKRVTIVGGGQSGADLFLNIFRAEWGQPKQLNWISRRNNYNALDEAAFANEYFTPEYVESFYGLNDNAKQRMLAEQKMTSDGITSESLLTIYRAMYHQFEVLREQPWASLLPSRSLTSMQAQGNGYQLVTYHHLDQGKETFDTDVVIFATGYQQDRPAFLEPLAHRLITTADDQYRVAPDFTLDWRGPQGNCLFAVNAGMHSHGIAEPQLSLMAWRSARILNRALGREQFDLTSTPALIQWRSQLPGAPTRAENPLPLAHEAAGELAVHAHPNHSHE; encoded by the coding sequence ATGAATCAGACTCTGGATTTCATCGGCATTGGCATCGGTCCATTCAACCTCAGTATTGCTGCACTCGGCAGTGAAGTTTCTGGCTTTAACAGCAAATTTTTTGAGCGCAAACCGCACTTCTCTTGGCACCCAGGCATGATGGTGCCGGATTGCCACATGCAGACCAGCTTCCTGAAAGATTTGGTCAGTGCGGTCTCGCCAACCAACCCCTACAGTTTCCTTAACTATCTGGTGCAACGGAAGAAATTCTACCGTTTCTTAACCACAGAGCACCGTACTGTCTCACGGGAAGAGTTTGCCGACTACCTCAGTTGGGCGGCCAACGGCCTCAATTCACTGACGTTTAGTCAAGATATTCAGAGTGTGGATTTTGACGAACAACGCCGTCATTTTGTCGTCACCACCCCGCGAAATGTCTACCATGCACGCCATGTTTGCTTGGGGATCGGCAAGCGCATAAAACTGCCAGAGTGCGTGACTGAACAGAATGACCGCTGCTTCCATGCCAGTGAGATGGCGCTGCGCAATCCCGACCTCACTGGCAAGCGCGTCACTATTGTGGGCGGCGGCCAGAGTGGTGCCGATCTCTTCCTGAACATCTTCCGTGCCGAGTGGGGCCAACCGAAGCAACTGAACTGGATCTCACGGCGCAACAACTACAACGCGCTGGATGAAGCCGCTTTTGCCAATGAGTATTTCACGCCGGAATATGTTGAGAGCTTCTATGGCCTGAACGACAACGCCAAGCAGCGCATGTTGGCTGAGCAGAAAATGACCTCTGACGGCATCACCAGCGAGTCACTGCTGACGATTTACCGCGCGATGTATCACCAATTTGAAGTGTTGCGCGAACAGCCTTGGGCCAGTTTGTTACCCAGCCGCTCATTGACCTCAATGCAGGCGCAGGGCAATGGCTATCAATTAGTGACCTATCACCATCTCGATCAAGGCAAAGAGACCTTTGATACCGACGTGGTGATCTTTGCCACCGGATATCAGCAGGATCGCCCCGCCTTCCTCGAACCGCTAGCTCACCGCCTGATCACCACTGCCGATGATCAATACCGTGTGGCCCCTGACTTCACCCTCGACTGGCGCGGCCCACAGGGCAACTGTCTGTTTGCGGTGAACGCGGGGATGCACAGCCACGGTATCGCCGAACCCCAACTCAGCCTGATGGCTTGGCGATCGGCTCGTATTCTCAACCGGGCTTTAGGACGTGAACAGTTCGATTTAACGTCCACCCCGGCATTAATCCAGTGGCGCAGTCAGCTACCGGGAGCGCCTACCCGCGCTGAAAATCCCCTCCCCCTCGCCCATGAAGCCGCAGGGGAATTAGCAGTCCACGCACACCCGAATCACTCACATGAGTAA
- the iucC gene encoding IucA/IucC family protein, which translates to MTTHQYSDWQRVNHQMIAKILAELEYERTLRAEPLGEAWSITLPGAVYTFHAKRGIWGWLHIDPASLQCDGVPLTADQMLGQLAQVLEMGDAQVAEHLEDLYATLRGDMQLLAARSDMSADDLIALDADALQCLLAGHPKFIFNKGRRGWGLTALQQYAPEYQGQFRLHWVAAKRSHFVWCTDAKLALDTLLDSAMAPAERQRFASRWHELQLNDEWVPVPLHPWQWQQKIALHFLPQLAEGELVELGEFGDHYLAQQSLRTLTNVSRRVPFDIKLPLTIYNTSCYRGIPGKYISAGPAASRWLQQIFAQDSTLRESGAEILGEPAAGYMTHPTYAALGKAPYRYQEMLGVIWRENPSCYLQAGEQAILMATLMETDNQGHPLIAAYIARSGLSAEEWLTQMFHVVVVPMYHLMCCYGVALIAHGQNITLVMKDHVPQRILLKDFQGDMRLVDETFPQAASLPKIVRDVTARLPADYLIHDLQTGHFVTVLRFISPLMQANGVSEHRFYQLLAQVLERYMAQHPDMADRFALFSLFKPRIIRVVLNPVKLTYSEQDGGNRMLPNYLQDLDSPLYLVTKELAQ; encoded by the coding sequence ATGACCACTCATCAATACAGTGACTGGCAGCGAGTTAATCACCAGATGATCGCCAAGATCCTTGCCGAACTGGAGTACGAGCGCACACTGCGCGCCGAGCCACTGGGGGAAGCCTGGTCTATCACCTTGCCGGGCGCGGTTTATACCTTTCACGCCAAACGGGGCATTTGGGGCTGGTTACATATCGATCCCGCCTCATTGCAGTGCGACGGTGTGCCGCTGACCGCTGACCAGATGCTGGGCCAACTGGCTCAAGTGCTGGAGATGGGCGATGCGCAGGTGGCTGAGCATCTGGAGGACCTATACGCCACTCTGCGTGGCGACATGCAGTTGCTTGCTGCTCGCAGTGACATGAGTGCTGACGATCTGATCGCCCTTGATGCGGATGCACTGCAATGCCTGCTCGCCGGTCATCCAAAATTTATCTTCAATAAAGGCCGCCGAGGTTGGGGTCTGACCGCCTTGCAACAGTATGCGCCCGAGTATCAGGGCCAATTTCGTCTGCACTGGGTGGCGGCTAAACGGAGCCATTTTGTTTGGTGCACAGATGCCAAACTGGCACTGGATACCCTGCTCGACAGCGCGATGGCACCGGCGGAGCGTCAACGGTTTGCGAGCCGTTGGCATGAATTGCAGTTGAATGATGAATGGGTTCCCGTGCCGTTACACCCGTGGCAATGGCAGCAAAAAATTGCCCTGCACTTCCTGCCACAACTTGCTGAGGGTGAGTTGGTCGAGCTGGGTGAATTCGGCGATCACTATTTGGCGCAACAGTCACTGCGTACCTTAACCAACGTCAGTCGCCGTGTGCCCTTTGATATCAAACTGCCCCTCACCATCTACAACACCTCCTGCTATCGAGGCATCCCCGGTAAGTACATCAGTGCCGGTCCGGCCGCTTCCCGTTGGTTGCAGCAGATCTTTGCACAAGACAGTACCTTGCGTGAAAGCGGCGCCGAGATCCTCGGTGAGCCAGCCGCGGGCTATATGACACATCCAACCTACGCGGCGCTGGGTAAAGCGCCCTATCGCTATCAGGAGATGCTCGGGGTTATCTGGCGTGAAAATCCCTCCTGCTATTTACAGGCGGGTGAACAGGCCATTTTGATGGCGACATTGATGGAGACGGATAATCAGGGACATCCGCTGATCGCGGCTTATATCGCCCGTTCGGGGTTAAGTGCTGAAGAGTGGCTGACGCAAATGTTCCACGTGGTGGTGGTGCCGATGTATCACCTGATGTGTTGTTACGGCGTGGCACTGATTGCCCACGGCCAAAACATCACACTGGTGATGAAAGACCATGTGCCACAGCGCATCTTACTGAAGGATTTTCAGGGGGATATGCGTCTGGTGGATGAAACCTTCCCGCAAGCCGCCTCGCTGCCCAAGATTGTGAGAGACGTGACCGCGCGCCTCCCTGCCGACTACCTCATTCACGACCTACAGACGGGGCATTTCGTTACCGTGCTGCGCTTTATCTCGCCGCTGATGCAGGCGAATGGCGTTAGCGAACACCGATTCTATCAACTGCTGGCACAGGTGCTGGAGCGCTACATGGCTCAGCATCCCGACATGGCAGACCGTTTTGCATTATTCAGTTTATTCAAGCCACGCATTATTCGTGTGGTTCTCAACCCGGTGAAACTCACCTATTCAGAGCAAGATGGCGGCAATCGTATGCTACCTAACTACTTGCAGGATCTGGATAGCCCCCTTTATTTGGTCACCAAGGAGCTAGCCCAATGA
- a CDS encoding GNAT family N-acetyltransferase — protein sequence MMPHAKLMHASGSFRCEQLNQSLTLGLGLDGSAVLHCPGPLPQGWLVQALDQLFVAAPQVTGISLPYIEWREEPQAAALFALASGDYLARERFYQLPLWLGAERNRASGQMQYDAERDIWFPQRPARPNGEVYRRVDPQIKRTLSFRLPEIDRDAEQFTRWMNSPRVEAFWEMSGPLEVQTAYLQRQLDSHYCYPLLGCFDDQPFGYFEVYWAAEDRIGRHYRWQPFDRGLHMLVGEEQWRGAQYIRSWLRGLTHYLYLDEPRTTRVVAEPRADNQRLFRHLPAAGYHTLKEFDFPHKRSRLIMNQRADFFQEGAV from the coding sequence ATGATGCCGCACGCCAAGTTGATGCATGCCAGTGGCAGCTTTCGCTGTGAACAGTTGAACCAGAGTCTCACTCTCGGTTTAGGGCTGGACGGCAGCGCCGTGCTGCACTGCCCAGGGCCGTTACCCCAAGGCTGGCTGGTGCAGGCGCTGGATCAATTATTCGTTGCCGCCCCACAAGTCACCGGAATCAGCTTGCCCTATATTGAGTGGCGCGAAGAGCCGCAAGCCGCGGCCCTGTTTGCACTGGCCAGCGGTGACTATCTGGCACGAGAGCGGTTTTATCAGTTACCGCTGTGGTTGGGTGCTGAGCGCAATCGAGCTTCGGGTCAGATGCAGTATGACGCCGAGCGGGATATCTGGTTCCCGCAACGGCCTGCGCGCCCTAACGGGGAGGTCTATCGCCGCGTTGACCCGCAGATTAAGCGCACGCTGAGTTTTCGCTTACCGGAAATTGACCGCGACGCCGAACAGTTCACCCGTTGGATGAACTCACCGCGCGTGGAGGCCTTCTGGGAGATGAGCGGCCCGCTTGAGGTGCAGACAGCCTATCTGCAACGCCAGTTGGATTCCCACTATTGCTACCCGCTACTGGGCTGTTTCGACGACCAACCCTTCGGTTATTTCGAAGTGTACTGGGCGGCGGAGGATCGTATTGGCCGCCATTATCGCTGGCAACCTTTTGACCGTGGGCTGCATATGTTGGTGGGTGAAGAGCAGTGGCGTGGGGCGCAGTACATCCGCAGTTGGCTACGTGGCCTGACGCACTATCTCTATCTGGATGAACCCCGAACGACTCGCGTGGTTGCTGAGCCGCGTGCCGATAACCAGCGCTTGTTCCGTCACCTGCCCGCTGCGGGCTACCACACCCTGAAAGAATTTGATTTCCCCCATAAACGCTCGCGTTTAATCATGAATCAGCGCGCTGACTTCTTTCAGGAGGGGGCGGTATGA